From Triticum urartu cultivar G1812 chromosome 2, Tu2.1, whole genome shotgun sequence, a single genomic window includes:
- the LOC125539867 gene encoding UDP-glycosyltransferase 88A1-like translates to MASANVLLLPEPGSGHLMSLIEAGKRLLTHGGDGLTVTVLIIRPATPESASEVDSHVRRVAASASGLGIRFHHLPAVDPPTDCAGNLQEFKSRYMQLHAPHVKAAVSDLGAAALVIDFFATAVIDVAHELAVPTYVYFTSTAALLALTLRLPALAVDSDASDDGTVDVPGMPPVPAGSVPGFLGDKKSPNYAWFVYHGRRFMDADGIVINTVDALEAGLLAATAAGRCVPGRRAPPLYPIGPVIDHAVEPSNEPCVRWLDAQPRASVVFLCFGSLGWFDRAKAHAVAAGLERSGHRFLWTLRGPPAAGSRHPTDANLDELLPEGFLERTEGRGLVWPTRAPQKEILAHAAVGCFVTHCGWNSTLESMWHGVPLVPWPLYAEQHLNAFELASVVGVAVAMEVDRERDNFVEAAELERAVRCVMGGGPEEEGAMAREKAMKMKAACRRAVEEGGSSHAALQRLRHAIRSGATTCNGAAPPKETTS, encoded by the coding sequence ATGGCGAGCGCCAACGTCCTCCTCCTCCCGGAGCCCGGCTCGGGCCACCTCATGTCGCTCATCGAGGCCGGCAAGCGGCTGCTCACTCACGGCGGAGACGGGCTCACCGTCACCGTGCTGATCATCCGGCCAGCCACGCCCGAGTCGGCCTCCGAGGTGGACTCGCACGTCAGGCGCGTCGCGGCCTCCGCCTCCGGGCTCGGCATCCGGTTCCACCACCTCCCGGCCGTCGACCCGCCCACGGACTGCGCCGGCAACCTGCAGGAGTTCAAGTCCCGCTACATGCAGCTGCACGCGCCCCACGTCAAGGCCGCCGTGTCGGACCTCGGCGCCGCGGCGCTCGTCATAGACTTCTTCGCCACCGCCGTCATCGACGTGGCGCACGAGCTCGCCGTGCCCACGTACGTCTACTTCACGTCCACGGCCGCGCTGCTCGCGCTCACTCTGCGCCTACCGGCGCTGGCCGTCGACTCCGACGCGTCCGACGACGGCACCGTGGACGTCCCCGGCATGCCGCCGGTTCCCGCGGGGTCTGTTCCTGGGTTCCTGGGCGATAAGAAGAGCCCTAACTACGCGTGGTTCGTGTACCACGGCCGTCGCTTCATGGACGCCGACGGCATCGTCATTAACACGGTGGACGCGCTCGAGGCAGGACTCCTCGCCGCGACAGCCGCAGGCCGGTGCGTGCCCGGACGACGCGCGCCGCCGCTGTACCCGATCGGTCCGGTGATCGACCACGCCGTCGAACCGTCGAACGAGCCGTGCGTCCGGTGGCTGGACGCGCAGCCCCGGGCGTCGGTGGTGTTCCTTTGCTTCGGGAGCCTGGGATGGTTCGACAGAGCCAAGGCGCACGCGGTGGCCGCGGGGCTGGAGCGCAGCGGGCACCGCTTCCTGTGGACGCTGCGCGGCCCTCCGGCCGCCGGCTCGCGGCACCCGACGGACGCGAACCTGGACGAGCTCCTCCCGGAGGGGTTCCTGGAGCGGACGGAGGGGCGGGGCCTGGTGTGGCCGACGCGCGCCCCGCAGAAGGAGATACTCGCGCACGCCGCCGTGGGCTGCTTCGTGACGCACTGCGGGTGGAACTCGACGCTGGAGAGCATGTGGCACGGCGTGCCGCTGGTGCCGTGGCCGCTGTACGCGGAGCAGCACCTGAACGCGTTCGAGCTCGCGTCCGTCGTGGGCGTGGCCGTGGCGATGGAGGTGGACAGGGAGCGGGACAACTTcgtggaggcggcggagcttgaGCGGGCCGTGAGATGCGTGATGGGCGGCGGGCCGGAGGAGGAGGGCGCCATGGCGAGGGAGAAGGCCATGAAGATGAAGGCCGCGTGCAGGCGGGCCGTGGAGGAGGGCGGCTCGTCCCACGCTGCGTTGCAGAGGCTGCGCCATGCGATTCGCAGCGGTGCAACGACGTGCAACGGCGCAGCGCCTCCCAAGGAGACGACGTCGTGA